One stretch of Cetobacterium somerae ATCC BAA-474 DNA includes these proteins:
- a CDS encoding LysM peptidoglycan-binding domain-containing protein, giving the protein MKKNIFIVFISMILSLYGKEKKLEYEVKYSENNFIVVSISKARFPTVMKKYHIVEGEEDLEDISEEYKIKIDELEKINKLSRFDKLRAGQIIYLIEQNKGGGV; this is encoded by the coding sequence ATGAAAAAAAATATATTTATAGTGTTTATAAGTATGATTTTAAGTTTGTATGGAAAGGAGAAAAAATTAGAGTATGAAGTAAAATATTCAGAAAATAATTTTATAGTAGTTAGTATTTCTAAAGCTAGATTTCCAACTGTAATGAAGAAATATCATATAGTTGAGGGGGAAGAGGATTTAGAGGATATAAGTGAAGAGTATAAAATAAAAATAGATGAATTAGAAAAAATTAACAAACTAAGCAGATTTGATAAATTAAGAGCTGGGCAAATCATATATTTGATAGAACAAAATAAGGGGGGTGGGGTATGA